The genomic DNA TTCAACGTCGAAGTTGCCAGCTGCAAATAGTAATCCTTAGTCTTGGCGTCCGTGTACAGCTCCCCTTCCGACGCAACGCGAGGCGCCTGCCGACTCTTCAGCATCAGAAGCCAGCACACCCAGCCCAGCAACACGAGTTTCTCCTTGGTCGCCCCGTGGGCCACTGAGGCCAGACCTTTATTGAGGATGTCGATGGCATGATCAATCTGTTTCTGCTTCGCGTACGCGAGCGCGATAATCACCCAAAAGTTCTTCGCGGCTTTTTCGTTCTCCAGCAACGTGCACAGTTCGGTCGGATCGTCGGGAAGCCCCTCGAGACTGACTTCGACTTCGCTGTCGAGGGTGGACGCGGGAATATCGATGGCCGAAGGAATGTCGGAGAAGCGCTGGTTAAGGGAGGCAGGCCGGGATTCGCCGTTCAGGCCATTGGTATGGCCATTTTCTAAAGCCATGGTTTTTGTAGCGCTGAGATAAGCGCCTAGAACTCGTTGGTTCGTCCTGAAATGATAGGCGAGTAACGTAGGTAGCTCACTGGGGAGGTTGCGACTGTTTCGGGGAGAGATGGAAAGGTGTTTTGAGAGCCAGTTGTAAAGCTCAGCTCATGATCGTATTGAAGACGCGATCCAGCGGTCCATCAAGCATGTAACTAATTAAAAAGCGCTCTTGATGGACATGCAAacacagcagctcccgtgtTGCTGTAGGAGCAGGCAAGAAGATTTGTTTCGATAGACCTGTTGAAGTCCGTGATACGGATCGCGGCCTGAGGCTACTGTGGCTGACCATGTGGCTGTTGTGTACCGCCACATTTTGTATGGCGATTGCCAGTGAAGATTTACAACAGTAGATTATTTATGCAGGCAGTAtcgaagaaattgaagaATGGAGTTGAGCTATTTCAGCTCAATAAAGCAAAATTATTATCAACGTCTCGTCTCGTCTCGTCACGTCTCGTGTGCATCTTTCAGGCACTAGTAATAACAACAAGAATAATAATGATAACAACCAAGGGTATAGCAATAGCATGGCCTCGTCAGACATCACATCAGTTACCAAAATCCCATAAGGCTCGGCAACTTGCACAAGCAAGCAACGCCAAATAATACTCCAAATACCTGCAAAAGTTCAGTCCAGTGGCCCAATCGGACAGAGGTCTCGGCGTATCCATTGGAAGCAGCAGTTTTCTGCTTCTCCGAAATATTCCCAGCTTCAATGGTTCCAGCTAAGTCGGTAGGGAACCGACCGGTCTCATAGCACTCTTCAAGCAGCTGATCCTTCTCCGTCCACCGTGCCAGCAGCCATTCCTCGAAATTCTTCTGGTCATCCAACGGAATTTCGGAGATTCGAAAGCGCCTCCAGTGCATGTTGACACACTTGGGTGGCCGTCCTTGCAAGCATGTTGATCGGAGTGTAAAGTACTTATCAGGGTagcttcctcttctgcacAACAGTGTTAGTGACCGCGAGTTGAGAGCATAAGAGAGTATATATACTTACGGAGGTCCTTCGTAAGCTACCGTGCAGTCGTACACCCAATCCACGGTTCCCCTTAATTGCTGcaaacagaagaaaagacCGGTCGATCGGGGAAGCAATGCGTGCCTAAAAGGCTGGATTCCTACTTTCTCCCCATATGCGTCGCTACGGCGCTTTGTGTTGATGGATAAATTCGTTCCTTCGGGGAAGATCAGAAGCCACATAGGATCGTACTCCGGATCCTCAGACTTGGAGCCCTTGTGCTTGGTCTTGAGCTTCTCCAACCGATGCTGAAGTCGTGGCTTATCGGAAAGCCACTTGCGAGCCATGAAAATGAAGCCGTAAAACATCATGCCCTGACCAAGGATGGGAATATATTTGAGGGATTCCTTAAGGATAATGAACATTCGGCCGTGCATCACGTTGGTGTAGGCAAGCCACCATATATAGATCCAATCCGTATAGACCTGATGGTTGGCAACCAATACCATACGCTCTGAAAATTGCGTCTTCAA from Aspergillus chevalieri M1 DNA, chromosome 1, nearly complete sequence includes the following:
- a CDS encoding lysophospholipid acyltransferase family protein (COG:I;~EggNog:ENOG410PIC2;~InterPro:IPR032098,IPR002123;~PFAM:PF16076,PF01553;~TransMembrane:5 (i39-62o74-92i129-148o168-188i391-411o);~go_function: GO:0016746 - transferase activity, transferring acyl groups [Evidence IEA]), with the protein product MDNPELRQRKQPPSTDGAAGLQQPNEWEPRLKYGITMQIVRSLLLATFFNCCAVVTVVTQLIGTPLYVINKDWYYLYMAMTKQAFGLVITALTEWGCPTPVRVCGDASVRGQIHLLEDGRLKTQFSERMVLVANHQVYTDWIYIWWLAYTNVMHGRMFIILKESLKYIPILGQGMMFYGFIFMARKWLSDKPRLQHRLEKLKTKHKGSKSEDPEYDPMWLLIFPEGTNLSINTKRRSDAYGEKVGIQPFRHALLPRSTGLFFCLQQLRGTVDWVYDCTVAYEGPPRGSYPDKYFTLRSTCLQGRPPKCVNMHWRRFRISEIPLDDQKNFEEWLLARWTEKDQLLEECYETGRFPTDLAGTIEAGNISEKQKTAASNGYAETSVRLGHWTELLQVFGVLFGVACLCKLPSLMGFW